A genomic segment from Mastomys coucha isolate ucsf_1 unplaced genomic scaffold, UCSF_Mcou_1 pScaffold7, whole genome shotgun sequence encodes:
- the LOC116082593 gene encoding isopentenyl-diphosphate delta-isomerase 2-like produces the protein MLYTAPGHFTDSCSSHPLYVPEELEEKDALGVRRAALRRLQAELGIPQDQISIKDIIFMTRIYHKSPSDDIWGDHEIGYLLLVRKDLTLNPDTREVRHCCYMSQEDVQQLLDRETRGEEKITPWFRTIVEGFLFRWWPHLEDVSPFVEPEKIYGL, from the exons ATGCTGTACACTGCCCCAGGACATTTTACAGACTCCTGCTCTAGTCACCCTCTATATGTGCCTGAGGAGCTGGAAGAGAAGGATGCCTTGGGAGTGAGGAGGGCAGCCCTGAGACGTCTGCAGGCTGAGCTGGGCATCCCCCAGGACCAG ATTTCCATAAAGGACATCATTTTTATGACCCGAATCTACCACAAGAGTCCTTCTGATGACATCTGGGGAGACCATGAGATTGGCTACCTTCTGTTGGTGAGGAAAGACCTTACGCTAAATCCAGACACCAGGGAAGTGAGACACTGCTGCTATATGAGCCAGGAGGACGTGCAGCAGCTACTGGACAGGGAGACCCGTGGAGAAGAAAAGATCACCCCCTGGTTCAGAACCATTGTAGAAGGCTTCCTGTTCCGTTGGTGGCCTCATTTAGAGGATGTGTCTCCATTTGTGGAGCCTGAGAAGATATATGGCCTGTGA